One stretch of Roseimicrobium sp. ORNL1 DNA includes these proteins:
- a CDS encoding DNA primase family protein, giving the protein MNIQAIENVNQNRKCNDPLNPSGQPSPEHPPLSPVTDDHLERLALLQSKELRAALAAREDVLNPSPGASATEEITPSSRGSATGNGEQQCGDTPNGNGRREIQVASVWPERGHISDEHLREIGDPFICNREGSLVIDWDPHYWTARYAHETLVTYYPGEGKFYSYDKATGLWSAESKAQLRLELAKYLRKYSQALEQRVLSDKRSPYRLNEVLNDLEAHALAPEGFSRPPMGVLHVKNGMLDLNSSPPTLRDFAHTFYSTYQIPFTYDDTARCPDFLDKLVRPAMSDEDVKMLQLFCGQFLLGRNIFQNFLVFSGPGGSGKGTIERIIRAVIGQRNIKPLRTSLLGERFELDDLGKASLLIGADVDDRFLFERGANVIKALVGGDELASEKKGGAKSVVVGEVNILILTNSDLQLRVKGDNEASAWERRMHIIEFTRRAAKQIRDFDRVLLLQEGSGILNWMIDGAMEILSMSEFPVTDEQKERVTRILRASDSLRIFVDTRVRPQDDARITVEELLDAYESFCDEQRWEAKPRRQVQKALGPLMAEIHKANRRNDIVRDGGAKRGFKHVRLTTPADHVNGACCSDVEDQESDK; this is encoded by the coding sequence ATGAACATTCAAGCCATTGAAAATGTAAATCAAAATAGAAAGTGTAATGACCCGCTCAATCCTAGCGGACAGCCTTCACCTGAACATCCACCGCTATCCCCAGTAACCGATGACCATCTCGAAAGATTAGCTCTCCTCCAGAGTAAAGAGCTCAGGGCTGCTCTAGCAGCCAGGGAAGATGTGCTAAACCCATCGCCCGGCGCATCTGCCACCGAGGAGATCACGCCCAGTTCACGGGGCTCCGCCACAGGAAACGGTGAGCAACAGTGTGGTGATACGCCTAACGGGAATGGGCGTCGAGAGATTCAGGTCGCATCGGTATGGCCTGAACGGGGGCATATCAGCGATGAGCATCTGAGGGAGATTGGAGATCCGTTCATCTGCAATAGGGAAGGGTCTTTGGTTATAGATTGGGATCCGCACTATTGGACGGCAAGGTATGCCCATGAGACCCTTGTGACGTATTACCCGGGTGAGGGTAAGTTCTATAGCTACGACAAAGCGACTGGTCTGTGGAGTGCTGAGTCCAAAGCGCAACTTCGCCTTGAATTGGCAAAGTATCTCCGCAAGTACTCCCAAGCCTTGGAGCAGAGGGTTCTCAGTGACAAACGCTCTCCATACCGGCTGAACGAGGTGCTCAACGATCTGGAAGCTCATGCCCTCGCTCCGGAGGGTTTCTCGCGGCCCCCGATGGGAGTCCTTCATGTGAAGAATGGCATGCTGGATTTGAACTCCTCCCCGCCCACTTTGCGGGACTTCGCGCATACGTTCTACAGCACGTACCAGATCCCCTTCACTTACGATGACACTGCTCGATGCCCCGACTTTTTGGACAAGCTAGTCCGTCCCGCCATGAGCGATGAGGATGTGAAGATGCTCCAGCTCTTTTGCGGGCAGTTCCTGCTTGGCCGCAACATCTTCCAGAACTTCCTGGTCTTCAGTGGTCCCGGGGGGAGCGGGAAGGGGACTATCGAACGCATCATCCGAGCCGTCATTGGCCAGCGGAACATTAAGCCACTGCGCACCTCGTTGCTAGGGGAGCGGTTTGAACTCGACGACCTGGGCAAAGCGTCGCTCCTGATTGGGGCAGATGTCGACGACAGATTCCTCTTCGAACGTGGAGCGAATGTCATCAAGGCACTGGTAGGTGGTGATGAACTGGCTAGCGAGAAGAAGGGTGGTGCAAAAAGTGTGGTCGTTGGTGAGGTCAATATCCTAATTCTGACGAACAGCGATCTTCAGCTGAGGGTGAAAGGTGACAATGAGGCATCCGCATGGGAGAGGCGGATGCACATCATCGAATTCACGCGCAGAGCCGCCAAGCAAATTCGGGATTTCGATAGGGTGCTGCTACTCCAAGAAGGCAGCGGCATCCTGAACTGGATGATTGACGGTGCGATGGAAATCCTGAGCATGAGTGAGTTTCCCGTCACAGATGAGCAGAAGGAACGCGTGACGAGAATTCTCCGAGCGAGCGATTCGTTGCGTATCTTCGTGGACACTCGCGTGCGTCCCCAGGATGATGCACGTATTACTGTAGAGGAACTTCTCGATGCATACGAGAGCTTCTGTGATGAGCAGAGATGGGAAGCAAAACCCAGAAGACAAGTCCAGAAGGCGCTCGGGCCACTCATGGCGGAGATTCATAAAGCAAATAGACGGAACGACATCGTTCGCGATGGGGGTGCCAAGCGCGGCTTCAAGCACGTCAGGCTTACGACCCCCGCTGACCATGTCAACGGCGCCTGCTGTAGTGATGTCGAGGACCAAGAATCCGACAAATGA
- a CDS encoding tyrosine-type recombinase/integrase, which yields MQTKEAAGVRRFAKTDYRHWLERVDMPGRCLTFGVHLSYRGRRMRFSLETANKDAAAKKAARLYLSLVAKGWDETLKQFRPEKAPKPPSPTTVGLLLTAVQNLAEVRVSTLRAYSQAIRTIASDVAAIRSKHARGKSKGRADSLNTEEWRRAVDALSLDLLSPATVADWRRRYIERAGDAPDARRRAENSASALIRNARSLFSKRTLRTLLETMPEIVLPDPLPFSGMEVSQKVQSYKSRVDPTALVNAGLAELAGNPAKLEQFKILMLGLLCGLRKAEVDTLQWRQVDVVGGTISIETTEHFQPKSHESEATVALDEGLAEMMKEWKKKATGPFVIESQQKPNYHKRKNAYYRANVHFRRLAVWLKAHGVDGRKPIHQLRKECGSIIATSSGILAAKSVLRHSTIDITAKFYADHKKRVTTGLGSLLVPPTSALES from the coding sequence ATGCAAACCAAGGAAGCGGCCGGGGTGCGTCGGTTTGCAAAGACGGACTACAGGCACTGGCTTGAAAGGGTGGATATGCCTGGAAGGTGTCTGACTTTCGGAGTCCATCTTTCGTACAGGGGGCGTCGGATGCGCTTCTCGCTAGAGACGGCAAACAAGGATGCTGCAGCCAAGAAGGCCGCCCGGCTCTACCTCAGCTTGGTCGCCAAGGGCTGGGACGAGACTTTAAAGCAATTTCGCCCTGAGAAAGCCCCGAAGCCACCTTCCCCAACAACAGTAGGTCTGCTGCTCACCGCGGTTCAAAACCTGGCAGAAGTACGCGTCTCCACCTTGAGGGCATACAGTCAGGCAATACGAACGATCGCTTCCGATGTGGCGGCAATCCGTAGCAAGCATGCCAGAGGTAAGTCAAAGGGCCGGGCCGATTCACTGAACACCGAGGAGTGGAGAAGGGCCGTTGATGCTTTGTCGCTCGATTTGCTGTCACCTGCGACGGTGGCAGATTGGAGGAGAAGGTACATCGAAAGGGCAGGGGATGCTCCAGACGCGCGGCGGAGAGCCGAAAATTCGGCATCAGCGCTTATAAGAAACGCCCGGAGCCTATTCTCAAAAAGGACTTTAAGGACGCTACTCGAAACCATGCCTGAAATCGTGCTCCCAGATCCTCTTCCCTTTTCGGGCATGGAAGTATCACAGAAGGTGCAGAGTTACAAAAGCCGCGTCGATCCAACCGCTCTAGTCAATGCTGGTTTGGCAGAACTCGCAGGAAATCCAGCCAAACTGGAGCAGTTCAAGATTTTAATGCTTGGCCTTCTGTGCGGGCTCAGAAAAGCTGAAGTCGATACGCTACAGTGGCGCCAAGTGGATGTGGTGGGTGGCACCATCTCCATTGAGACCACCGAGCACTTTCAACCCAAAAGCCACGAGAGCGAAGCAACCGTAGCGCTTGATGAAGGACTAGCTGAAATGATGAAAGAGTGGAAGAAAAAGGCCACTGGTCCCTTCGTGATTGAGAGCCAGCAGAAGCCAAACTACCACAAACGGAAGAACGCATACTACCGGGCAAATGTCCATTTTCGACGGCTCGCAGTCTGGCTGAAGGCGCATGGGGTGGACGGAAGAAAGCCGATTCATCAGTTGCGAAAGGAGTGCGGCTCGATCATCGCCACTTCGTCGGGCATTCTTGCTGCCAAGAGCGTGTTGAGGCACTCGACCATTGACATTACAGCCAAGTTCTACGCTGACCATAAGAAGCGGGTTACTACAGGTCTCGGTAGCCTCCTAGTGCCGCCAACAAGTGCTCTGGAAAGTTGA
- a CDS encoding glycosyltransferase family 4 protein, translated as MLSSKPKLVALGWHAPGTGFGRVMGEVLRSASNTWEVHHVGIGYQGPRVDEAWSLHPTNLKGGDTFAAFEAKRIIEEVRPDCVFILHDIWMMSYYFEVLEPGSLGCPVVVYFPLDGRITDDSLVAPLAKASHVVTYTPGAAAQVRAGFQRLAVDSPPEVSVVPHGVDLQAFHSLFAPDDHEAQAALKQQIFGPLPDIKTSFIVLNASRPARRKCLDATLRGFAKFAEGKPANVKLCLHHAISTGEHARELRDLASLLDISHRIVWNPLSSTSGPLTDAELNRLYNGCDVGLNTSSGEGWGLVSFEHAAAGRAQIVPRHSACEELWENAACFIEPAWRGVPEYSLLEMAEVGAEGTAEALELLYRDRELRERLALAGAQRARHPDWQWHAVRQRWEALFTNTLEQCASRQ; from the coding sequence ATGCTCAGCTCCAAACCGAAACTCGTAGCCCTGGGCTGGCACGCTCCAGGCACGGGTTTCGGCCGGGTCATGGGTGAGGTCTTGCGGTCAGCATCGAATACATGGGAGGTTCACCATGTGGGCATCGGTTACCAGGGACCGCGTGTGGATGAGGCCTGGTCACTCCACCCGACGAACCTCAAGGGTGGCGACACGTTTGCTGCTTTTGAAGCGAAGCGCATCATCGAAGAGGTTCGCCCGGATTGTGTCTTCATCCTGCATGACATCTGGATGATGTCATACTACTTCGAGGTGCTGGAACCCGGCAGTCTAGGCTGCCCCGTGGTGGTCTACTTCCCTCTCGATGGACGCATCACGGATGATTCCCTGGTGGCACCACTGGCAAAGGCATCTCACGTCGTGACCTACACGCCTGGAGCGGCGGCTCAGGTCCGCGCTGGATTCCAGCGCTTGGCTGTGGACTCTCCGCCGGAGGTCAGCGTCGTACCTCACGGGGTGGATCTGCAGGCATTCCATTCGTTGTTTGCCCCCGATGACCACGAAGCCCAGGCTGCTCTAAAGCAACAGATCTTCGGCCCGCTTCCAGATATCAAAACGTCCTTCATCGTTTTGAACGCGAGTCGCCCCGCGCGAAGGAAGTGCCTGGATGCAACCCTTCGAGGCTTCGCAAAATTCGCAGAAGGCAAACCTGCCAATGTGAAGCTGTGCCTGCACCATGCCATCTCCACTGGCGAACACGCGCGTGAACTCCGGGATCTGGCAAGCTTGCTGGATATATCCCATCGAATCGTGTGGAATCCCCTTTCCAGCACGAGCGGTCCACTCACCGACGCGGAACTGAATCGCCTCTACAATGGGTGCGATGTTGGATTGAATACCTCCTCCGGTGAAGGTTGGGGTCTCGTCAGCTTCGAGCATGCAGCTGCAGGTCGGGCCCAGATTGTACCCCGGCACAGTGCCTGTGAAGAGCTGTGGGAGAACGCGGCCTGCTTCATCGAACCGGCATGGCGTGGAGTGCCGGAATACTCGCTGCTGGAGATGGCTGAAGTGGGAGCGGAAGGAACAGCCGAAGCACTGGAACTTCTCTACCGCGACCGCGAACTGCGCGAACGGCTGGCTCTTGCAGGAGCGCAAAGAGCACGCCATCCGGACTGGCAATGGCATGCGGTGCGGCAGCGCTGGGAGGCCTTGTTCACCAATACCCTTGAGCAGTGTGCCTCAAGGCAATGA
- a CDS encoding GNAT family N-acetyltransferase has product MPEVLSALELTFRDAAAEDRAFLSELYISTRLEELSVTGWSPEMIRAFLQQQFEAQTAHYEQHYLSHGAIFRIILEHGHPIGRFYTFEGSDEIRVVDIALVPEARGRGIGTAILKDLLSKSNKPVTIHVEKQNPAMRLYQRLGFSRIGEHGYYDLMECRPAAVS; this is encoded by the coding sequence ATGCCAGAAGTGCTTTCCGCCTTGGAGCTCACATTTCGTGATGCCGCGGCGGAGGATCGTGCCTTCCTCAGTGAGCTGTATATCAGCACCCGTCTGGAAGAGCTGAGTGTGACTGGATGGTCTCCGGAGATGATTCGAGCCTTTCTCCAGCAGCAGTTCGAGGCGCAAACAGCGCACTACGAGCAGCACTACCTCAGCCACGGCGCCATCTTTCGTATCATCCTTGAACACGGTCACCCCATCGGACGCTTCTATACATTTGAGGGAAGTGACGAGATTCGGGTGGTGGATATCGCTCTCGTTCCCGAAGCGCGGGGGAGGGGGATAGGCACGGCTATCCTCAAGGACTTGCTTTCGAAGTCAAATAAGCCGGTCACCATTCATGTGGAGAAACAGAATCCGGCGATGCGTCTTTACCAGCGGCTTGGATTTTCGAGGATCGGGGAACACGGGTACTACGACCTGATGGAGTGCCGCCCCGCAGCCGTCAGTTGA
- a CDS encoding tail fiber protein, producing MADPFVAEIRIFPFNFAPRGWAWCDGQLLPLSQNTALFSLLGTTYGGNGKSNFALPDLQGRAPMHPGQGPGLSLHDLGETGGSETVTLLESEIPNHSHALNAQVPPADSATPQGNSLARVIGASPYLPPAGAPLVTMAPEALAPAGGDAPHNNLQPFLTFYFNIALQGVFPPRG from the coding sequence ATGGCTGATCCTTTTGTTGCAGAAATCCGCATCTTCCCTTTCAACTTCGCGCCCAGAGGCTGGGCCTGGTGTGATGGCCAACTCCTGCCGCTTTCGCAGAATACGGCGCTCTTCTCCCTCTTGGGAACGACCTACGGGGGCAATGGCAAATCCAACTTCGCTCTTCCTGATCTTCAGGGTCGCGCTCCCATGCATCCTGGACAGGGCCCCGGGCTGAGCTTGCACGACTTGGGCGAAACGGGTGGTTCAGAAACCGTCACTCTCCTGGAGAGCGAGATTCCGAACCACAGCCATGCGCTCAACGCTCAGGTACCACCGGCAGACAGCGCTACTCCGCAGGGTAATTCCCTTGCACGCGTCATCGGTGCCTCGCCCTACCTTCCGCCTGCAGGAGCACCTCTCGTGACCATGGCTCCTGAGGCCTTGGCGCCAGCCGGTGGCGATGCGCCGCACAACAACCTCCAGCCGTTTCTCACCTTTTATTTCAACATTGCACTGCAGGGTGTGTTCCCACCCCGGGGCTGA
- a CDS encoding tail fiber protein yields the protein MAQPYVGEVRMFAGNFAPAGWMFCEGQPLPISENETLFQLIGTTYGGDGESTFALPDLRGRVPIHQGNGFILAETGGAEEITLTVSQIPAHSHPLLASTNVATDANPSPNLLAQTGTFDLYQTTPGGAPMAPASISSIGGSQPHTNFQPYLCVNFIISLFGIFPSPT from the coding sequence ATGGCACAACCTTACGTCGGTGAAGTTCGAATGTTCGCGGGTAATTTCGCCCCTGCCGGATGGATGTTTTGCGAGGGGCAACCGCTTCCCATTTCGGAGAACGAAACGCTCTTCCAACTCATTGGCACCACTTACGGAGGAGACGGTGAGTCCACCTTCGCTCTTCCTGATCTGCGTGGTCGCGTCCCAATCCATCAGGGAAATGGCTTCATTCTTGCGGAGACTGGTGGGGCCGAAGAGATCACGCTGACGGTAAGTCAGATTCCTGCTCACAGCCATCCTCTGCTGGCCAGCACGAATGTGGCCACGGATGCCAACCCATCTCCCAATCTCCTGGCTCAGACTGGAACATTCGACCTTTACCAGACAACTCCCGGCGGCGCTCCCATGGCGCCTGCTTCCATTTCCTCCATAGGCGGCAGCCAGCCCCACACCAATTTTCAACCTTACCTCTGCGTCAATTTCATCATCTCGCTGTTTGGAATCTTCCCGTCGCCCACCTGA
- a CDS encoding tail fiber protein: MAEPFLSEIRIMSFAFAPKGWAFCNGGLLPINQNQGLFSLLGTTFGGDGRVDFALPDLRSRVPIHVGSNHTLGERGGEAAHTLSIAEIPTHTHVLNATSNEGTALVPANNLLAKNNLPAYSQATNLVAMGAPSVSNVGGSQAHLNMQPFLTLNFCIALQGIFPSPT; the protein is encoded by the coding sequence ATGGCCGAGCCATTCCTCTCCGAGATTCGCATCATGTCATTCGCATTCGCTCCCAAAGGGTGGGCGTTCTGTAATGGGGGGTTGCTTCCCATTAACCAGAACCAGGGACTTTTTTCGCTGTTGGGAACTACTTTTGGCGGTGATGGGCGCGTGGACTTTGCCCTCCCTGACCTCAGGAGCCGGGTGCCCATTCATGTGGGTTCCAATCACACTCTTGGAGAACGTGGTGGCGAGGCGGCTCACACCTTGTCCATTGCGGAGATTCCGACTCACACGCATGTCCTGAACGCCACTTCAAACGAGGGTACCGCACTTGTTCCCGCGAACAACCTTCTCGCGAAGAACAATCTTCCGGCTTACAGCCAGGCAACCAACCTGGTGGCGATGGGAGCTCCGTCCGTGTCGAACGTCGGCGGCAGCCAGGCGCACCTCAACATGCAGCCTTTCCTGACGCTCAACTTCTGCATCGCCCTTCAGGGCATCTTCCCGTCGCCGACTTGA